One part of the Mycobacterium sp. 050128 genome encodes these proteins:
- a CDS encoding MCE family protein — protein sequence MVRTQTNAPRTPPYKWIAVAVLLVFALILALVYGQFRGAFTEKTQLTMIATRAGLLMDPGSKVTYNGVQIGRVGKIAETVRDGKPAAKFTLEVCPRYLALIPSNVNADIKATTVFGGKYVSLTTPAHPSPQKISSHTVIDARSVTTEINTLFQTITSIAQKVDPVKLNLTLSAAAQSLTGLGEKFGQSVTNANALLDDVNPQLPQARKDIARLAALGDTYADASPDLFDFVNNAVITSRTINAQQKDLDQALLAAAGFGNTGAELFNKGGPYLARGAADLVPTAQLLDTYSPELFCALRNYHDIVPITGASEGGFNGYSLNMDTEVLSGLGLIANPVSAAPVIASLVGGVAGVVGGAPNPYIYPENLPRVNARGGPGGAPGCWQPITHDLWPAPELVMDSGNSLAPYNHLDTGSPYAIEYVWGRQVGDNTINP from the coding sequence TTGGTCAGGACTCAGACCAACGCCCCGCGGACCCCGCCGTATAAGTGGATCGCCGTGGCCGTGTTGCTCGTTTTCGCGCTGATTTTGGCCTTGGTGTACGGGCAGTTCCGGGGTGCCTTCACCGAAAAGACGCAGCTGACCATGATCGCCACCCGCGCCGGGTTACTGATGGATCCGGGTTCGAAGGTGACCTATAACGGGGTGCAGATCGGCCGGGTGGGCAAGATCGCGGAGACGGTGCGTGATGGGAAGCCGGCGGCGAAGTTCACCTTGGAGGTGTGTCCGCGGTATTTGGCGTTGATTCCGTCGAATGTGAATGCCGATATCAAGGCGACGACGGTGTTCGGTGGTAAGTATGTGTCGTTGACGACCCCGGCTCATCCGTCGCCGCAGAAGATTTCTTCGCACACGGTGATCGATGCGCGGTCGGTGACCACCGAGATCAATACCTTGTTTCAGACGATCACCTCGATTGCGCAGAAGGTGGATCCGGTCAAGCTGAATTTGACGTTGAGCGCGGCGGCGCAGTCGTTGACGGGGTTGGGGGAGAAGTTCGGTCAGTCGGTGACCAACGCTAACGCCTTGCTTGATGACGTGAATCCGCAGCTGCCGCAGGCGCGCAAGGATATTGCGCGGTTGGCGGCGCTGGGGGACACATATGCGGATGCGTCGCCGGATCTGTTCGACTTCGTGAACAACGCGGTGATCACCTCGCGCACCATCAATGCGCAGCAGAAGGATTTGGATCAGGCGTTGTTGGCGGCGGCCGGGTTCGGTAACACCGGTGCCGAGCTGTTCAACAAGGGCGGACCGTATCTGGCGCGAGGCGCCGCCGACCTGGTGCCCACGGCCCAGCTACTGGACACCTACAGCCCCGAACTGTTCTGCGCCCTGCGCAACTACCACGACATCGTGCCCATCACGGGTGCCTCCGAAGGAGGCTTCAACGGCTACTCGTTAAACATGGACACCGAGGTGCTCTCCGGGCTGGGACTGATCGCGAACCCGGTGTCCGCGGCGCCCGTCATCGCTTCGCTGGTGGGCGGTGTCGCCGGGGTGGTCGGTGGGGCGCCCAACCCCTACATCTACCCCGAGAACCTGCCGCGGGTGAACGCCCGCGGTGGGCCCGGGGGAGCCCCGGGGTGCTGGCAGCCGATCACCCACGACTTGTGGCCCGCACCGGAGTTGGTGATGGACTCCGGCAACAGCCTTGCACCGTACAACCACCTGGACACTGGATCGCCGTATGCGATCGAATACGTCTGGGGCCGCCAGGTAGGGGATAACACAATCAACCCATAA
- a CDS encoding TetR/AcrR family transcriptional regulator: protein MAPQKGNRRPGRPPAATAGAARQRIVHAARLVFSARGYDGATFQDIAARVDLSRPAINHYFSSKRALYQEVLVETNECVIGAGVKHADIENSLVARLMAFISAAMRAGSETSAGSAFLVTGVIESQRHPELVGTENDPLWIIRKVLTSFVNDAIECGELAADIDASAMVEPLLVVGCGVGVYAGYVRSYPEMVAMTRMLRQLVEGALCPPED, encoded by the coding sequence ATGGCGCCGCAAAAGGGTAATCGCAGACCGGGCCGCCCGCCTGCCGCGACGGCCGGCGCCGCGCGCCAGCGAATTGTCCATGCTGCTCGTTTGGTGTTTAGCGCACGCGGCTACGACGGCGCGACGTTCCAAGACATCGCCGCGCGCGTCGACCTGAGCCGGCCGGCGATCAACCACTACTTCTCGAGCAAGCGAGCGTTGTATCAGGAAGTGCTGGTTGAGACCAACGAATGCGTCATCGGAGCCGGTGTTAAACATGCGGACATCGAGAATTCGCTGGTGGCTCGCCTGATGGCGTTCATCTCCGCGGCGATGAGAGCCGGTTCGGAAACTTCCGCCGGGTCTGCGTTTTTAGTCACTGGCGTAATCGAATCGCAGCGCCATCCCGAATTGGTTGGCACCGAAAACGATCCCCTTTGGATCATTCGGAAAGTATTGACAAGCTTCGTCAACGATGCGATTGAGTGCGGCGAACTCGCTGCGGATATTGATGCATCGGCAATGGTCGAACCGCTGCTCGTCGTGGGTTGCGGCGTGGGGGTGTACGCGGGCTACGTCCGGAGTTACCCGGAGATGGTGGCCATGACCCGAATGCTGCGCCAACTCGTGGAAGGGGCCCTTTGCCCACCCGAGGATTAG